In the genome of Zobellia nedashkovskayae, the window ATTTGATTTTCTCATTCTCTTTACTCCGCATTAAAGCAACTTCATCTTCTGATTTGTCTTTAAAACCAAAAAGATGTAACACACCATGTGCCATAACTCTAAGGATTTCTTCCTCAAAAATTATATTAAATTCATGGGCATTATCCTTAACCCTATCTATAGATATAAAAATATCGCCAGCAATGAGTTTATCCTCTGTATAATCAAACGTCAAAATGTCTGTATACGTATCGTGATCTAGGTATTTTTTATTCATTTCCAAAACCTCTTCATCACCGCAAAAAACATAATCAATCCGATTTAGTACACCCCCTTCTGAATCTATGACTGTTGAAAGCCAATCAGTAAACTTTTGTTCGTTCTCTAAGGAAAAATTGGTATTATAATGAAACTCAATCATTGCTTTTAAAGTATTCTTTAACCTTGTTTTGAAAATTTTGGTGCAAAGGTAAGCTTTGTCGATTTAAAATCTCAATTTCATTCCGATAATTCTCTAATAATGAGGGTTTAGTAGTAATGGGGTTTTGAAACTGATTGGTATTTGTATTACTCTCCCTTTCTGGTTTCTTGCCCTGTTTTAAGGCTGCATTCTCAAGTTTCAGCATTTGATACTGAATGTTATTAATTTTAGATTGGCTACGCTGAGTAACCCCATTTTCAAGTAAGTCATTCTCAAAATCTTCCATCTGCTTAATGAGCTTTTGAGCTAGTTGCTTATCTTCAGCATGCATCATGTCCTTAAGCTGCTGTTCCAATTGGCCACGTAACATTTGCTGCTCTTTGTAAATTTCATAAATCTCCTGCAATTCAGCTTCGGACGGTCCGTTACCCCCCTGTCCAGATTCTCCACCTTGTTCTTGACCTCCTTTACCTCGGCCATTTTTAC includes:
- the ybeY gene encoding rRNA maturation RNase YbeY codes for the protein MIEFHYNTNFSLENEQKFTDWLSTVIDSEGGVLNRIDYVFCGDEEVLEMNKKYLDHDTYTDILTFDYTEDKLIAGDIFISIDRVKDNAHEFNIIFEEEILRVMAHGVLHLFGFKDKSEDEVALMRSKENEKIKLFHVEQ